TGTAGGCATGAAAGGTAATCCTCGTATCAACCGTGGACTCGATAGTGATGTAATAGTAGCTGAAGTACGGGCGACAAGTCACAAACCCGATGAAATTTATGGTATAATTGAGCGGATGAGTCCAAGCACCagaaaaatagaattatttgGTCGACCGCACAACGTTCAGCCAAACTGGATAACTCTCGGCAACCAAGTTGATGGTGTCCATTTGATAGACCCTCAGCTCATCAAAGCCTTTCGCAAACGTTACCCTGATGGCAATTCCATGAAACCCAACAAGACTTGATTTCaatgaatataaatgtaaatgtatataaattaatattaaattttttttattaactcgcCTTCAAGGCGCATGTAaacttacatatatttacttaaaaaaatattttaaatcccCTTAACCaactaataatttgtttttatataaatatttatatcgcgagacatacaattaattattaattattattatgagtatCAAATAGATTTAAGtttgtatatattaaataggcaccaattttattttaattaataatttactggaagatttttaaatgttcatttttaaattgtcctAAATCGGACGTTCTCGAGTTGTTCTTTTAGGAAATTGTTTGTCACGTAATACTCTGGAAGCAGATTCCTCTGAAGGTTTATCTTCACTGTCAATAGACtttttacttacttttttAGTAAGACGTTTTGCCTTTTTGAAAGCATCGATCCAATGTTTCTTGTCATGTTCATCTCGTACAATTAAAATACGGTCAGCTATTTTTAACCTACTATCATCATTATCACCATCACTTGCAGCGTCTGCTATCAAGAATTGATCTTTCGCAATGACAGGGTAATAGagatcataatttttcaaccGCGACTTGATAATTGGACGAGTGACAGCAAAACAAgtgtcaaataaaaaacaatgaagCTTCAGTCCACGTGGATCTTTGAGCTGCCCTTCAGTAATTAACTCTTTCGCGGATTTAATTAAACCCTCGGAATCATACTCagtcttaaatattattttcattcgcGCAAGATCACACTCAGCGTCACCCATTGCCTGGTCTATTTTTTCCAACATCTCTGAAAAAATAACACTGGCTTCTTTCAGCATCAGATAATCTTCATGTGTCGGCGGCGTACGTCTCAAAATTTCGTTTATCAAAAGCGGATACTTGACAATACGCGATCGCGCCACGTCCAAATACGTCCACAAATCAACCGCACGCGGtgattccatttttttcttaataaattccTGAAACTTTTTACTCCGCATTCGCTTCGTCTCCAACAGATGCCTCGCCATTATCTGGGTCCTGCACCGCTCGACGTAGGGCTCCGTTAACGTTGACAACCACTCGAGTATCGTTGGCCCAATCGTGCTGGTAAATCCCCGGGAGTCTCTTAATTCTATTAAATCATCACGCAGTTTACTGTGTACGTGAATAAGCATATCAAGATCTCCAAACAAAGTACGGAGTTCACTGGGCGTAAAGATATCAGTAGATTGCAAAGGCTCTAAATACGATTCTTTGAGCTCCTGAAGATCATTTAACAGAACATTTTCCCCGcaatataattcataaatagcTTCCTGCTTTTTAATGTCATTTCTAGATAGATTTGAATTCAGTGTCTCCGGTGAATACGTTGATATATCTGTTACCCAGCTATTAATTCTGACATTTCCTGCTTGCTCACATTTACTTCGTGTCCTAAaacagtaaattattattacatctaaaaaataagtaaataatttaagtaactGTTCTGATAGTCAAGTTAgcatttccataagttgatggcaactttctgagaaagtcgGTGGCAAAAGTTCGAAAAGTCATTCCAGTGTCAGAAAGTTACCTTCAATTTCATCAGAAAGTTGTAGTCCAGTTACAACAGATGAAAATTGTCATCAACTTGATCGCAACTAATTGATACCAACTTTCTGATCAGAAACTCTGGCTATCAGAGTGGTCTAAGAAAATTGTCATCTGATAACAGAAACTGGACATTGTCTATGGGATCTTATTAAATGCTAAATACCTTTTACTAGGTCCTGATTCACCATCTTCATCAATCATTCCTACAGAAGTATTGCTATGAAATCCAAACGAACGTTGCAGAACATTACTCAGTCTACCAGTAGTTGATGCTGCTAGAAAACTACTAGCCAGCTCAGTGATCCTTCgtcgtttttttcttttagcaATCGTCGAATCCAGTGATATGTCCATGGAACTCACACTGATCACATCGCTCTTGGTCCTTTTTCTCGATGATCTCTGCAtcaataccaaaaaattatgataaaaaattttaatatttgatctCATCTAGCAAACTATCATCAGTCATTGAATCACTTACCTGCCAGAACTTTTTCTTCGGCTCTTGGAAGGCCTCATTGATTTCATTTTCGTCAACTTCATTCataattttacagaaaatgACATTTAGCACATCAACAACCAGCTTCGTAACCAAACAccggttataaattttttacgtcaatttttatgaatttcgtattttttaaGTGCGATTCCTAGATTATGTTTTGcagaattatataaatttttttacttttgttattttaaaataactatttatttatttatttttcacacagGACCAAATTCCTTTGAGCGAATGTTGAAAAAAcagtttgttt
The sequence above is drawn from the Microplitis demolitor isolate Queensland-Clemson2020A chromosome 3, iyMicDemo2.1a, whole genome shotgun sequence genome and encodes:
- the LOC103580721 gene encoding rho guanine nucleotide exchange factor 3-like; the encoded protein is MNEVDENEINEAFQEPKKKFWQRSSRKRTKSDVISVSSMDISLDSTIAKRKKRRRITELASSFLAASTTGRLSNVLQRSFGFHSNTSVGMIDEDGESGPSKRTRSKCEQAGNVRINSWVTDISTYSPETLNSNLSRNDIKKQEAIYELYCGENVLLNDLQELKESYLEPLQSTDIFTPSELRTLFGDLDMLIHVHSKLRDDLIELRDSRGFTSTIGPTILEWLSTLTEPYVERCRTQIMARHLLETKRMRSKKFQEFIKKKMESPRAVDLWTYLDVARSRIVKYPLLINEILRRTPPTHEDYLMLKEASVIFSEMLEKIDQAMGDAECDLARMKIIFKTEYDSEGLIKSAKELITEGQLKDPRGLKLHCFLFDTCFAVTRPIIKSRLKNYDLYYPVIAKDQFLIADAASDGDNDDSRLKIADRILIVRDEHDKKHWIDAFKKAKRLTKKVSKKSIDSEDKPSEESASRVLRDKQFPKRTTRERPI